AGGAAATTAACATTAAACTCAACGGAGGGCTGTCTGGAATTCTTTATGACAGCCCCGTGGGTGATGGCGAACTGAAATTTGGAGGAGGATTAGGAGTTGGATATACTCATTTCTTTAGTAATCATTGGGGAATTGCTACTGGTGTTGATTTTATGTACAATCAAAATAGTTTTAAACTTAATGATGGAACAACAATCAGCTCTTATGAAGTTGACGATCAGACTTCAGCTTTTGAGTATCAGGTAACACCAAAGAATTACAAAGAAGATCAACACTTTATTTCTTTTGCAATACCGATACTTTTACAATACCGAACTATGATGGCAAGCCAGACGCAATGGTATTTGGGGTTTGGGGGAAAAGTATTGTTTCCCGGCAAACAAACCGTAGAAGCCTCAGCCAGTGAGCTACAACTCAGCGGTTATTATCCTGATTTAAATCTTGTGATTGATGATTTGCCTTCGCATGGATTTGGAAAAGTAACCAACTGGCAGGACAAAACTACTGTTAGTCTTGAAACTGTATTTTTGCTAAGTGTTGAAACTGGTCTTAATTTTAAACTTAAAGATAATTTACAACTCTACACAGGAGTTTATGCAGATTATGGTTTAACCGATTTGGCTCAGGATACTCCAAACAACAATATTGTTTCATATAGTCCTAGCGGATTGAATGCTGTAGAAGCAAAAGGTGTTATTGGAAATAAACAAATTGTAGAGGAAAGCCGCTATTTTTCTGCAGGGATTCAATTAAAATTAGGATTCATGCTAAATAAAAACAAGCAGGAACCTGTAAAAACTACTGTAGCAGAACCAAAGACTGAAGCTCCAGTTGTTGCCACAAAACAGCCTGATCCTGTACCTCAAAAAATTGTTGAGGTACCTGCAACTCCTGCTCCTGCTAAAGCAAAAGAAGTTACAGCCGATCAGCGCGCTTATATCGAAAAACCTTTGGCTTTTGAGCAGGTAGGAAATACAGCTGTTTCGCCACAGTTAGCCTCAAGACTTGATGAAATTGCTGCAATTCTAAAAGAAAGCAACACTACCGAAGTGAATATTACAGGATATACCTGCAATATTGGAACAGAGTCACGCAACTCAGAAATAGGGATGATGAGAGCTCAGGCTGTAGCAGATTATTTAAAAAACAAAGGAATTGAGACCAATAGAATGCATTTGTTTTCTAAAGGACAAAACGAACCTCTGGTTCCAAATACGTCCAATACAAACAAAGCATTAAATCGCAGAGTTTCAATTAATCTCGAATAATACAAACTAGTTAATTCAATACATTCTATTCAAAAAAAAGCTGTCTCTTAATGAGACAGCTTTTTTTTGATATTAAATATCATGATGAGGTAGTTTTTTAAAAGAACAAAAACAAGACTGCATATTTTGTCTATTTTACATTCATTTTTTATTCCACCATAATTTCATCAACAAACAGCCAGGCAGTTTGTCCTTCACCAGGATGACCTGCCGGACACTGTCCCAGATTTTTGGCAGTAACACGAACAAACTTTGCTTTTTGTGCTGTAAACTTCGCTGTAAAATCTTTTATCTGAATCTCTTTTTCTGATGCAGAAACTGAATTGGTTACCGTTTTTACTTCTGTAAAAGTAATCCCGTCTTGCGATACTTCAAACTTTACCCATTGTGGCAAAAATATCCACTGACTCCAATTCTGAATACAACCCAGTGTGATACTATTTACAGCTGTATTGGTCCCCAAATCAATAGTGGCAATTAAATCTTTTCCATCAAATCCGTGCCATTGTTTACCAATATCTTTCGTACCTCTAAAACCATCAATCAATGTATTAGCTCCATTAGCCCGATAATGACTGCTGTTTGTATTTGCATAACTTATTGTTTTTCCTGTTGCTTTATTAAAGGTAAAAGATTGTTCTGCTGGTTTTGCACTCACTACTTTATTATTTATAACTGTAATTGCTTTTACCGCCATAGAACTATTTACAACAAACGGTTTTTCATACTTAATACTACTTATCGAAGGCTCACTTCCATCAGTTGTATAATAAATTACTGCACCTATCTGATCGGTATCCAATTCAATAAAAAGCGTATTATTTTCGACTACCGGCTTAATATCTACTTTAAAGTTACCTTTAGAATAACGAATTCCTCTTTGTTCAAAACCTACTAAATGCGGTTGTAAACGTTCGGCAAAATTTTTCCAGTCACGTTGTTCTTTTTTAGACCACAATACCTCAGCCAATGCAAGCATACGAGGTAGAATCATGTATTTTACATGTTCTGCAGTAGTTATATATTCTGTCCATAAATTAGCTTGTGCACCCAAAACACGTTTAGATTCTTCTGTGGTTAATTCTACAGGAATTGGGTCATAATTATAAACTTTTTTCAAGGTATTAAATCCTCCTATCGCAAGAGGCTCCGTTTCAGGATCACCTTGATAATGATCAAAATAATATGGAGACCCCGGTGTCATCACTACATCATGTCCCATTTTGGCCGCTTCGATTCCGCCAGCTTCACCGCGCCAGCTCATAACCGTTGCCTCAGGAGCTAATCCTCCTTCCAGAATTTCATCCCATCCAATCATTTTTCTGTTATTAGAAATCAAGAACTTTTCCATTCTGCGAATGAAATAACTTTGCAATTCTTTCTCATCCTTTAATTGCTCCTTTTTCATTCTATCTTGACATTTAGCACAATGCTTCCAGCTTGTTTTGTCTACTTCATCTCCCCCAATATGAATATATTTTGAGGGAAAAATGGTCATCACTTCTGTTAGTACGTCTTGCAAGAACGTAAAAGCCTGATCATTTCCTGCACAATAATTACTCTCGACTTTACTGGCTAAGAAATTTCCAGATTGTGCGAAATTATTTTTAGAATTACAGGAAAGTTCCGGATATGCCGCCATAGCAGCTTCTGAGTGTCCTGGCATTTCTATCTCAGGCACCACTGTAATATTTCTTGCTTTGGCATAAGCCACAATTTCTTTGGCTTGTTCCTGAGTGTAATAGCCCCCGTAAGTCGATTTACTTCTGTCGGCATTAAATTCTATTTCAGCCCAATTCCATGATTTTCCCCAATCATCAACTCGCCAGGCGGCTTGCTGAGTTAGTTTAGGATATTTTTTAATTTCTAAACGCCATCCTGCACCATCAACTAAGTGCCAGTGAAAAACATTCATTTTGTAAGCTGCCAGTAAATCAATAAACTCTTTTACCAATTCAGGAGAAGCAAAATGACGGCTAACATCCAGCATCATACCTCGCCACTGAAAACGAGGATAATCTTTTATTTCCATACTTGGAATCTGAACCAAATCATTTGTTCGGCTAAAAGGCAGTGTTTGCAATAAAGATTGAACACCATAAAACAATCCTTTTGATGTGTTTGCTTTGATATGAATTTCTTTTGGATTTACGGAAAGTAAATATCCTTCGTCTCCAATTTCTTTGATTTTTTCAATGCTAAAAATAATCTCTTTTCCATTTGTTTTAGTACTGTTTAATTCAAATCCTGTAACTCGTTTTACGTATTCTTTAAAAAAGTGAACTACTTTTTCAGCTGCTGCATACTTCTTATCTACTTTAATAATGACTGAATTATCAAAGAAAAAACTGCCTTGTTTGATTTCTAAATTTACAGGCTGCGGAATTATATGAACGGATTTCTGCGCCTGTAAATGCATTGAAAATGCCAATACAGCAGCTAGAATTAAATTTGTGGTTGTTTTTTTGGTTTTCATTATTTGATATAATTGGCTAAAAGTTAATTTTTTAAATTCAAATTTCGTTTTGATTTTAAAAATTGGGCAAATAACAAAAGACAGCCCAAGTATAGCTGTCTTTTATTCATTTCCTATTATTATTGCTCTTTAAAATAATTCGCTCCCCACATGGTATAGCGTTTTTTCATGGTTTCAATTTTTGTTTGAAATTGGGGCCAGTCTTTTTTATCTTTTGGAGACCATAAAACTTCACTTAAAGCACTCAAACGAGGAAATATCATGTACTCAACTTTTGCCGGATTGGCCATATATTCTGTCCAGACATTACCCTGAGCACCCAAAACATATTTTGCTTGTTGCTCATTCAACTCTTTCGGAATTGGCTCGTAGCTGTACACTTTTTCTAATGGCAAAAATCCGCCAATGGTAACTTCTTTTTCGTTTTTGGTTTGTGAATGATCTAAATAAACGTGACTTCCCGGCGTCATGATAACCTGATGGTTTTCTTTGGCTGCCGCAATTCCGCCTTCTTCACCTCTCCAGCTCATCACCACTGCATTTGGTGCCAGCCCACCTTCTAATATTTCGTCCCAGCCAATGAGTGTTCTTCCTTTTTTATTGATGTATTTTTCCATACGCTGAATAAAATAACTTTGAAGTTCGTGCTCGTCCTTCAATCCTTTTTCTTTTATTAGTTGTTGGCAAAATTCGCTTCTTTTCCAGTTGTCTTTTGGAGATTCGTCACCACCTACATGAATGTATTTTGACGGGAATAGAGCCACTACTTCATCCAGAACATCTTCCAAAAATTTAAACGTATTTTCAGTTGGTACAAATACATCAGCATGTACACCCCAGGTTTCCTGAACGACCTTATTTCTTCCGGCTGCCATTTCTTTTTTGCTCTGGTTCGAAATCATATTATCAGGAAGTTTTGTTTTCTCGTTTGGAAAACAACTTAATTCCGGATAAGCTGCAATTGCAGCACTGCTGTGGCCCGGCATTTCAATTTCAGGAATGACTGTAATAAATCGGTCTGCAGCATATTTTACAATATCTTTTACCTCTTCTTGTGTATAAAAGCCCTGCTCCGGAGTATTATCGCTTCCTGTTCCCGGATATCGGCCAATAATACTGCCATTTCTTTTGGAACCTATTTCGGTAAGCTTTGGGTATTTTTTAATTTCAATTCTCCATCCCTGATCTTCAGTAAGATGCCAGTGAAAATAATTTAACTTATGCAAAGCCAGATAATCAATGTACTTTTTTACAAAAGATACCGGAAAGAAATGACGTCCAACATCCAGCATAGCACCTCTGTAAACAAAACGAGGTTCATCGTTTACTTCTACAGCAGCAATCGCCAGAGTATTATTTTTCTCTACAGGTAATAACTGAATAAGAGTTTGTATTCCGTAAAAAGTACCAATGGCAGAATTTCCGGTAATTTCAACTCCGTTTTTATCCGATTTTAAAGTATATCCTTCTCCTTTAAGTCCATCGATATTTTTTTTACTAACCAGCTTAATCGAATTTTTGCTTACTTTTTTTGATATGGGTAAAGTAAGACCATAATAATCCAACAAATATTTATTAAGAAAAGCTGCTGTAGCATTATCTTCTGTATTTGCAACAACCAAACTGGTTTGTGAATTAATCACAAAATTTCCTGCATTTTTAACCACTTTTACCGGCTGCGGA
The sequence above is drawn from the Flavobacterium sp. N2038 genome and encodes:
- a CDS encoding OmpA family protein — encoded protein: MKIKIVIGLFLLYNLNTNAQEINIKLNGGLSGILYDSPVGDGELKFGGGLGVGYTHFFSNHWGIATGVDFMYNQNSFKLNDGTTISSYEVDDQTSAFEYQVTPKNYKEDQHFISFAIPILLQYRTMMASQTQWYLGFGGKVLFPGKQTVEASASELQLSGYYPDLNLVIDDLPSHGFGKVTNWQDKTTVSLETVFLLSVETGLNFKLKDNLQLYTGVYADYGLTDLAQDTPNNNIVSYSPSGLNAVEAKGVIGNKQIVEESRYFSAGIQLKLGFMLNKNKQEPVKTTVAEPKTEAPVVATKQPDPVPQKIVEVPATPAPAKAKEVTADQRAYIEKPLAFEQVGNTAVSPQLASRLDEIAAILKESNTTEVNITGYTCNIGTESRNSEIGMMRAQAVADYLKNKGIETNRMHLFSKGQNEPLVPNTSNTNKALNRRVSINLE
- a CDS encoding glycoside hydrolase family 20 protein, which produces MKTKKTTTNLILAAVLAFSMHLQAQKSVHIIPQPVNLEIKQGSFFFDNSVIIKVDKKYAAAEKVVHFFKEYVKRVTGFELNSTKTNGKEIIFSIEKIKEIGDEGYLLSVNPKEIHIKANTSKGLFYGVQSLLQTLPFSRTNDLVQIPSMEIKDYPRFQWRGMMLDVSRHFASPELVKEFIDLLAAYKMNVFHWHLVDGAGWRLEIKKYPKLTQQAAWRVDDWGKSWNWAEIEFNADRSKSTYGGYYTQEQAKEIVAYAKARNITVVPEIEMPGHSEAAMAAYPELSCNSKNNFAQSGNFLASKVESNYCAGNDQAFTFLQDVLTEVMTIFPSKYIHIGGDEVDKTSWKHCAKCQDRMKKEQLKDEKELQSYFIRRMEKFLISNNRKMIGWDEILEGGLAPEATVMSWRGEAGGIEAAKMGHDVVMTPGSPYYFDHYQGDPETEPLAIGGFNTLKKVYNYDPIPVELTTEESKRVLGAQANLWTEYITTAEHVKYMILPRMLALAEVLWSKKEQRDWKNFAERLQPHLVGFEQRGIRYSKGNFKVDIKPVVENNTLFIELDTDQIGAVIYYTTDGSEPSISSIKYEKPFVVNSSMAVKAITVINNKVVSAKPAEQSFTFNKATGKTISYANTNSSHYRANGANTLIDGFRGTKDIGKQWHGFDGKDLIATIDLGTNTAVNSITLGCIQNWSQWIFLPQWVKFEVSQDGITFTEVKTVTNSVSASEKEIQIKDFTAKFTAQKAKFVRVTAKNLGQCPAGHPGEGQTAWLFVDEIMVE
- a CDS encoding beta-N-acetylhexosaminidase, producing MVKSFFFSLLLCSTLSFAQEVNIIPQPVKVVKNAGNFVINSQTSLVVANTEDNATAAFLNKYLLDYYGLTLPISKKVSKNSIKLVSKKNIDGLKGEGYTLKSDKNGVEITGNSAIGTFYGIQTLIQLLPVEKNNTLAIAAVEVNDEPRFVYRGAMLDVGRHFFPVSFVKKYIDYLALHKLNYFHWHLTEDQGWRIEIKKYPKLTEIGSKRNGSIIGRYPGTGSDNTPEQGFYTQEEVKDIVKYAADRFITVIPEIEMPGHSSAAIAAYPELSCFPNEKTKLPDNMISNQSKKEMAAGRNKVVQETWGVHADVFVPTENTFKFLEDVLDEVVALFPSKYIHVGGDESPKDNWKRSEFCQQLIKEKGLKDEHELQSYFIQRMEKYINKKGRTLIGWDEILEGGLAPNAVVMSWRGEEGGIAAAKENHQVIMTPGSHVYLDHSQTKNEKEVTIGGFLPLEKVYSYEPIPKELNEQQAKYVLGAQGNVWTEYMANPAKVEYMIFPRLSALSEVLWSPKDKKDWPQFQTKIETMKKRYTMWGANYFKEQ